The sequence below is a genomic window from Microbacterium sp. cx-55.
AACGGGATCGTGCGGTTCCAGGTCGCGTCGTTGAGGTTTCCGGTGATCCACCGCATGGCGGTCTGCAGGTCCCACTCCGCTGCGCGCGAGATGACGTACGACACGACGGCGTTGAAGATCGCCGCGACGCCGATGCCGACGAGGATGAGCCGCGCGCCCGAGCCGCCCTTCTTGTAGGCGAGCACGTAGATGAGGAGCGCGGCGGCGAGTGCCGCGCCCGTCGCGAGAAACGAGACGGGGGTCTCGTCGAGCGACAGGACGACGATGCCGATCACGGCCGCGGCGCTCGCGCCCGAGCTGATGCCGATGACGTCCGGACTGGCCAACGGGTTTCGCAGCATCGTCTGGAAGACCACGCCGCCCATCCCGAAGCAGATGCCGGTCAACACCGCGGTGGTGGCCCGGGGGAGTCGCAGTTCGCCGACCGTGAAGGATGCGCCGGGTACCTGCTGCCCGACGATCACGCCCCAGACCTCGGCCGGTGTGTAGAAGGTCTGGCCGAGCATCAGCGAGAGCGCGAAGGCGACGGCGGTCACCGCGGCGAGGGTCACGCAGACCGCGACCCACCGGCGTGAGCGGGTGCGGCGACCGTGCCGGACGAGCGCGACGGTGTCGGGGGAGATCCGGGTCATCACAGGGCACGCACCTTCTGGCGTCGCACGATCGCGATGAAGAACGGGGCGCCGATCAGGGCGGTGATGATGCCCACCTCGATCTCCTGGGGGCGGGCGATCACGCGGCCGACGATGTCGGCGCCGGTCAGCAGAATCGCGCCGCCGATCGCGGAGAACGGGAGCAGCCACCGGTGATCGACGCCGATCAGCAGACGGCAGATGTGGGGGACGACCAGCCCGACGAACCCGATGGGGCCGGCGACGGCGGTCGCGGCGCCGCAGAGGATGATCGCGCCGAGCGTCGACACCAGACGTGCGGTGCGGACGCGTTCCCCGAGCCCCGCGGCGAGTTCGTCACCGAGCGCGAGGGTGTTCAGGGCGGGCGCGCAGAGCAGGCAGATGA
It includes:
- a CDS encoding FecCD family ABC transporter permease → MTRISPDTVALVRHGRRTRSRRWVAVCVTLAAVTAVAFALSLMLGQTFYTPAEVWGVIVGQQVPGASFTVGELRLPRATTAVLTGICFGMGGVVFQTMLRNPLASPDVIGISSGASAAAVIGIVVLSLDETPVSFLATGAALAAALLIYVLAYKKGGSGARLILVGIGVAAIFNAVVSYVISRAAEWDLQTAMRWITGNLNDATWNRTIPLALVMVIVVPLLLLRSRDLEILRLGDDTAAALGLRVERRRIVLIVLAVILLAFATAAAGPISFVAFLAGPIAVRILGPVGSPVLAAGLVGGLLVLVADFAAQYAFGTRLPVGVITGVLGAPYLVYLLIRSSRTGGSSI